One window of the Pseudarthrobacter sp. ATCC 49987 genome contains the following:
- a CDS encoding ABC transporter permease, which translates to MNAVQRFIRSRVLLLTASILIVAMCLSVLVQGQSQAALNRTVDQNSRGLYDVLVQAKADDNGGLMQPDIATGQGGISFEQLDAVRKLSGTSVAAPISLVSRVTQNLESPRLEATDYLGYNAGLAGTAGDPSATDPSKWPAAESVLSDTPKKYRLTASAVSSDGQSDQTLFKTTAEGSLGKAKLIEEQVAGGKNVRIAGPAGETGIKFPAPAGGSEHNLFNLSVSLPFAPQVTESVVAVDPVSERALLGSAGDFLAPLEKAPPADARNAGAIGRHFESLFTTGIGMDALKEGPDFLGVKLKYWAPLMSQYQQAKRNGQLTDDSQAIPLIVRSGTSLDLKYSVKIEEIDAGGNVTKDVGTVTRSLDKDYLPFVSKSPFALAWPGSKDLSQLLGDTGSFSQGLYNPATWSTDFASAPKYKDGETAGNGAVDKSATPGDWVTVNRLPEKAANGAAVDQTQRKPVDERAYREGLETGKKPATPLAMVYGTFDAGKVQAAAGDVNRLPLGGYDPTPFTLTKDASGKDAGNTELKPSLSATGLASQSAGAITDYYGLAAARGYDNNASVIDAVRVRAKVPGSWKEAQPEVEKLANEIRDMGLQATVVAGSAREDASIFVPGYSKDDAGKESPLGTVQQSWVRQNAADAVSGSLTSTNLTLLFLTLCGAALLTGASTVSYVRKRRSEAGTLRAMGWTQRRIRSWVLAEFGVGAALLAFAGLILSLVSWNPATAIVSASVLVLYVGAAFFAAQQLRHREVVDQEPQHDERLIAVDSPLTFANRQLSTNKFNTISLAVAVGVFAAAVGGMAALLIDIPRAAGASALSGLAATSIALPSIILGLSGVAVGLLLTMVTGRFELQAKRQYLGTLQAMGWNPDMLGQVRFFENAMVGTVALPLGVLGALGVGLLLAPYAALWAAIAGLVAVLCWIPIATKVVR; encoded by the coding sequence ATGAACGCCGTCCAGAGGTTCATCAGAAGCCGAGTGCTTCTGCTGACCGCGTCCATTTTGATCGTGGCCATGTGCCTTTCGGTCCTCGTGCAAGGTCAGTCGCAGGCCGCTTTGAACCGGACCGTCGACCAGAACTCGCGGGGGCTCTACGACGTCCTCGTCCAGGCCAAGGCCGACGACAACGGCGGGCTCATGCAGCCGGACATCGCCACCGGCCAGGGCGGCATCAGCTTCGAACAGCTGGACGCCGTCCGGAAGCTCTCCGGCACGTCCGTTGCGGCACCGATCAGCCTCGTCTCCCGGGTCACCCAGAACCTCGAATCCCCGCGCCTGGAGGCCACCGACTACCTTGGCTACAACGCCGGACTGGCCGGCACCGCCGGGGACCCCAGCGCCACTGATCCGAGCAAATGGCCGGCCGCGGAGTCGGTCCTGTCCGACACGCCGAAGAAATACCGGCTCACTGCCAGCGCCGTCAGCTCCGACGGCCAGTCCGACCAGACCCTGTTCAAGACCACGGCCGAAGGATCCCTCGGCAAGGCGAAGCTCATTGAGGAACAGGTCGCCGGCGGCAAGAACGTCCGCATCGCGGGCCCGGCAGGGGAGACCGGCATCAAGTTCCCGGCCCCGGCCGGCGGTTCCGAGCATAACCTCTTCAACCTCTCCGTCTCGCTGCCGTTTGCGCCGCAGGTGACGGAATCCGTCGTCGCCGTCGACCCCGTCTCCGAGCGTGCCCTGCTCGGCAGCGCCGGCGACTTCCTTGCCCCGCTGGAGAAGGCGCCACCCGCCGACGCCCGCAACGCGGGGGCGATCGGCCGGCACTTCGAAAGCCTCTTCACCACCGGCATCGGCATGGATGCACTCAAGGAAGGCCCGGACTTCCTCGGCGTCAAGCTCAAGTACTGGGCCCCCCTGATGAGCCAGTATCAGCAGGCCAAGCGCAACGGACAGCTGACCGACGACTCGCAGGCGATCCCGCTGATTGTCCGTTCCGGAACGTCCCTTGACCTCAAGTACTCGGTCAAGATCGAGGAAATCGACGCCGGCGGCAACGTGACCAAGGACGTCGGGACCGTGACCCGCTCGCTGGACAAGGACTACCTCCCGTTCGTCTCCAAGTCCCCGTTCGCCCTGGCCTGGCCAGGCTCCAAGGACCTTTCGCAGCTGCTCGGCGACACCGGCAGCTTCAGCCAGGGCCTCTACAACCCGGCCACCTGGAGCACCGACTTCGCCTCCGCCCCGAAGTACAAGGACGGCGAGACCGCCGGCAACGGCGCCGTGGACAAGAGCGCCACCCCCGGTGACTGGGTCACCGTGAACCGCCTTCCCGAGAAGGCCGCAAACGGTGCCGCAGTGGACCAGACCCAGCGCAAGCCCGTCGACGAGCGTGCCTACCGCGAAGGCCTCGAGACGGGCAAGAAGCCGGCCACCCCGCTCGCCATGGTCTACGGCACGTTCGACGCCGGGAAGGTCCAGGCGGCCGCCGGCGACGTCAACCGCCTGCCACTGGGCGGCTATGACCCCACACCATTTACTCTCACCAAGGACGCCTCCGGCAAGGACGCCGGCAACACCGAGCTCAAGCCGTCGCTGAGCGCCACGGGCTTGGCAAGCCAGTCCGCCGGCGCCATCACTGACTACTACGGCCTGGCCGCCGCCCGCGGGTACGACAACAACGCCTCAGTTATCGACGCCGTGCGGGTCCGGGCCAAGGTGCCCGGCAGCTGGAAAGAGGCGCAGCCCGAGGTGGAGAAGCTGGCCAACGAGATCCGTGACATGGGCCTGCAGGCAACTGTTGTTGCCGGCTCGGCCCGCGAGGACGCCAGCATCTTCGTCCCCGGTTACTCCAAGGACGACGCCGGTAAGGAGTCCCCGCTCGGCACCGTGCAGCAGTCGTGGGTGCGCCAGAACGCCGCGGACGCCGTCTCCGGTTCCCTCACCAGCACCAACCTGACCCTGCTGTTCCTGACCCTTTGCGGTGCCGCCCTGCTGACCGGTGCCTCTACCGTCAGCTACGTCCGGAAACGCCGCAGCGAGGCCGGGACCCTGCGCGCCATGGGCTGGACCCAGCGCCGGATCCGGTCCTGGGTGCTTGCCGAGTTTGGTGTCGGCGCTGCCCTGCTGGCTTTCGCCGGGCTCATCCTCAGCCTGGTCAGCTGGAATCCGGCCACCGCGATCGTCTCGGCCTCCGTGCTGGTGCTGTACGTGGGTGCGGCCTTCTTCGCCGCCCAGCAACTGCGCCACCGCGAAGTGGTGGACCAGGAGCCGCAACACGATGAACGGCTCATCGCCGTGGACTCCCCGCTGACCTTCGCCAACCGGCAGTTGAGCACCAACAAGTTCAACACCATTTCCCTGGCCGTTGCTGTCGGTGTTTTCGCCGCCGCCGTCGGCGGGATGGCCGCGCTGCTGATCGACATTCCCCGGGCCGCCGGGGCGAGCGCGCTCAGCGGCCTGGCTGCCACGTCCATCGCACTGCCGAGCATCATCCTCGGACTGTCCGGCGTGGCCGTGGGCCTGCTGCTGACGATGGTCACCGGCCGTTTCGAGCTGCAGGCCAAGCGCCAGTATCTCGGCACGCTGCAGGCCATGGGCTGGAACCCGGACATGCTGGGCCAGGTCCGCTTCTTTGAAAATGCCATGGTGGGGACGGTCGCGCTGCCGTTGGGTGTCCTGGGCGCCTTGGGCGTCGGACTCCTCCTGGCCCCCTATGCCGCGCTCTGGGCCGCTATCGCCGGGCTCGTGGCTGTACTTTGCTGGATTCCAATTGCAACGAAAGTGGTCCGATGA
- the serA gene encoding phosphoglycerate dehydrogenase — MTSTKPVVLLAEELSPATIEALGPDFEIRQTDGADRSQLLSAIADVDAILVRSATQLDAEAIAAAKNLKVIARAGVGLDNVDIKAATQAGVMVVNAPTSNIVSAAELTVGHILSLARHIPQASAALKDGEWKRSKYTGIELFEKKIGIIGLGRIGALVAARLKGFDTKILAYDPYITSARAAQLGVQLVTLDELLAQSDFISIHMPKTPETVGMLGAEAFKKMKSTAYVVNVARGGLVDEEALYAALESGEIAGAGVDVFVKEPSTDLPFFKLDNVVVTPHLGASTDEAQEKAGVSVAKSVRLALAGELVPDAVNVAGGVIAPDVRPGIPLMEKLGRIFTAMTHASLTQFDVEVAGEISSLDVKVLELAALKGIFADIVTEQVSYVNAPVIAEQRGINVRLITTPDTESYRNVLTLRGALSDGTQISVAGTLTGPKQVQKLVGINGFEVEIPISEHLVVVAYSDRPGVIGTIGHILGMNNINIAGMQVARQDEGGQVLALLTIDSSVPQQVLDAIKAGIGADMVREVDLED, encoded by the coding sequence GTGACAAGCACCAAACCTGTAGTACTCCTCGCTGAGGAACTTTCGCCCGCCACGATCGAGGCCCTTGGCCCGGACTTTGAAATCCGGCAGACCGACGGCGCCGACCGTTCCCAGCTGCTCTCTGCGATCGCCGACGTCGACGCGATCCTGGTCCGCTCCGCCACCCAGCTGGACGCCGAGGCCATTGCCGCCGCGAAGAACCTGAAGGTGATCGCCCGCGCAGGCGTCGGCCTCGACAACGTCGACATCAAGGCCGCCACCCAGGCCGGTGTCATGGTGGTGAACGCGCCCACCTCGAACATCGTCTCCGCCGCGGAACTCACGGTCGGGCACATCCTGAGCCTTGCCCGCCACATTCCGCAGGCGTCCGCCGCCCTCAAGGACGGCGAGTGGAAGCGCTCCAAGTACACCGGCATCGAACTCTTCGAGAAGAAGATCGGCATCATCGGCCTCGGCCGGATCGGCGCCCTCGTCGCCGCCCGCCTCAAGGGATTTGACACCAAGATCCTGGCCTACGATCCCTACATCACCTCGGCCCGCGCCGCCCAGCTCGGTGTGCAGCTGGTGACCCTCGACGAGCTGCTCGCGCAGTCGGACTTCATCAGCATCCACATGCCCAAGACGCCGGAAACGGTCGGGATGCTCGGCGCCGAGGCCTTCAAGAAGATGAAGAGCACCGCTTACGTCGTCAACGTCGCCCGCGGCGGCCTCGTCGACGAGGAAGCCCTGTACGCTGCGCTGGAGTCCGGCGAAATCGCCGGCGCCGGCGTCGACGTCTTCGTCAAGGAACCCAGCACCGACCTGCCGTTCTTCAAGCTCGACAACGTTGTGGTCACCCCGCACCTGGGCGCGTCCACGGACGAAGCGCAGGAAAAGGCCGGCGTCTCCGTCGCCAAGTCCGTCCGCCTGGCCCTGGCCGGTGAACTGGTTCCCGACGCTGTCAACGTCGCGGGCGGCGTCATCGCCCCGGACGTCCGCCCGGGCATCCCGCTGATGGAAAAGCTGGGCCGCATCTTCACTGCCATGACGCACGCCTCGCTCACGCAGTTCGACGTCGAGGTCGCCGGGGAAATATCCTCCCTCGACGTCAAGGTGCTCGAACTCGCGGCACTGAAGGGCATCTTCGCCGACATCGTGACCGAGCAGGTCTCCTACGTCAACGCCCCCGTGATCGCCGAGCAGCGCGGCATCAACGTCCGGCTGATCACCACTCCGGATACCGAGTCCTACCGCAACGTCCTGACCCTGCGCGGCGCCCTGAGCGACGGCACCCAGATCTCCGTCGCCGGAACCCTGACGGGACCCAAGCAGGTCCAGAAGCTCGTGGGGATCAACGGCTTCGAGGTGGAGATCCCGATCAGCGAACACCTCGTGGTGGTCGCCTACTCGGACCGCCCCGGCGTGATCGGCACCATCGGCCACATCCTCGGCATGAACAACATCAACATCGCCGGGATGCAGGTTGCACGGCAGGATGAGGGCGGCCAGGTGCTCGCCCTGCTGACCATCGACAGCTCCGTCCCGCAGCAGGTCCTGGACGCCATCAAGGCCGGAATCGGCGCTGACATGGTGCGCGAGGTCGACCTCGAGGACTGA
- the ilvC gene encoding ketol-acid reductoisomerase: MTEMFYDDDADLSIIQGRTVAVIGYGSQGHAHALSLRDSGVDVRVGLKEGSKSRAKAEAEGLRVLNVADAVAEADLIMVLTPDQVQRHVYAEDIAPNLQPGDALFFGHGFNIRYGYIKPPADVDVALVAPKGPGHIVRREFEAGRGVPDLIAVEQNPSGKAKELALSYAKAIGGTRAGVIETTFTEETETDLFGEQAVLCGGASQLIQYGFEVLTEAGYKPEVAYFEVLHELKLIVDLMVEGGIAKQRWSVSDTAEYGDYVSGPRVITPDVKENMKAVLKDIQDGTFAKRFIDDQDAGAPEFKALRKKGEDHPIEATGRELRKLFSWIKNEDDYTEGSVAR; the protein is encoded by the coding sequence GTGACTGAAATGTTCTACGACGACGACGCCGACCTGTCGATCATCCAGGGCCGCACCGTCGCCGTCATCGGTTACGGCTCCCAGGGCCACGCCCACGCCCTCAGCCTGCGCGATTCCGGTGTTGACGTCCGCGTTGGCCTCAAGGAAGGCTCCAAGTCCCGCGCCAAGGCCGAGGCCGAGGGCCTGCGTGTCCTGAACGTCGCGGACGCCGTCGCCGAAGCCGACCTCATCATGGTCCTCACCCCGGACCAGGTCCAGCGCCACGTGTACGCCGAGGACATCGCCCCGAACCTGCAGCCGGGCGACGCCCTGTTCTTCGGCCACGGCTTCAACATCCGCTACGGCTACATCAAGCCCCCGGCAGACGTCGACGTCGCCCTCGTTGCCCCCAAGGGCCCGGGCCACATCGTCCGCCGCGAGTTCGAAGCCGGCCGCGGCGTGCCGGACCTGATCGCCGTCGAGCAGAACCCGTCCGGCAAGGCCAAGGAACTGGCCCTGTCCTACGCCAAGGCCATCGGCGGCACCCGCGCGGGCGTCATCGAGACCACTTTCACCGAAGAGACCGAAACGGACCTCTTCGGCGAGCAGGCTGTCCTTTGCGGCGGCGCCTCCCAGCTGATCCAGTACGGCTTCGAGGTCCTCACCGAAGCCGGCTACAAGCCCGAGGTTGCCTACTTCGAGGTGCTGCACGAGCTCAAGCTCATCGTGGACCTCATGGTTGAAGGCGGCATCGCCAAGCAGCGCTGGAGCGTCTCCGACACCGCCGAGTACGGCGACTACGTCTCCGGCCCGCGCGTGATCACCCCGGACGTGAAGGAAAACATGAAGGCTGTCCTGAAGGACATCCAGGACGGCACCTTCGCCAAGCGCTTCATCGACGACCAGGACGCCGGAGCCCCCGAGTTCAAGGCCCTGCGCAAGAAGGGTGAGGACCACCCGATCGAGGCCACCGGCCGCGAACTGCGCAAGCTGTTCTCCTGGATCAAGAACGAGGACGACTACACCGAAGGCTCAGTGGCCCGCTAG
- a CDS encoding ABC transporter ATP-binding protein, with the protein MNNDLNLDREAHERMTASTRRGAHQTRANTIVKAADHATPLELSNITIHYGGGKSGAEAVNVVDDFNMTLHAGEMHCVAGRSGSGKTSILTVGAGLTLPTSGRVFWEGDSLETMGDDEIADRRRGLIGYVDQGGALIDGMSALENVLLPAVPDGEVDKRRDMAKDLLDLVGLGRRMRHRPAQLSGGERQRVAIARALILGTRVLVVDEPTASLDRASANRIISILKDTTSDGIAVLVASHDHELVRQSDTLTELI; encoded by the coding sequence ATGAACAACGACCTGAACCTTGACCGTGAGGCTCACGAGCGGATGACTGCGAGCACCCGCCGCGGTGCCCACCAGACGCGCGCCAACACGATCGTGAAGGCCGCTGACCACGCCACACCGCTGGAGCTCAGCAACATCACGATCCACTACGGCGGTGGCAAAAGCGGCGCGGAAGCCGTCAACGTGGTGGACGACTTCAACATGACCCTGCACGCCGGCGAGATGCACTGCGTCGCCGGCCGCAGCGGCTCGGGCAAGACCAGCATCCTGACAGTCGGCGCGGGCCTGACCCTGCCGACGTCGGGCCGGGTGTTCTGGGAAGGCGACTCGCTGGAAACCATGGGCGACGACGAAATCGCCGACCGCCGCCGGGGCCTGATCGGTTACGTCGACCAGGGCGGTGCCCTGATCGACGGCATGAGCGCGCTCGAGAACGTGCTGCTGCCCGCCGTGCCCGACGGCGAGGTGGACAAGCGCCGCGACATGGCCAAGGACCTCCTGGACCTCGTCGGCCTCGGCAGGCGCATGCGCCACCGCCCGGCCCAGCTCTCCGGCGGCGAACGCCAGCGCGTCGCGATCGCCCGGGCCCTGATCCTTGGCACCCGCGTGCTGGTGGTCGACGAGCCGACCGCCAGCCTGGACCGGGCCTCGGCCAACCGCATCATCAGCATCCTCAAGGACACCACCTCGGACGGAATCGCCGTCCTGGTGGCTTCCCATGACCACGAACTTGTCCGCCAAAGCGATACCCTCACCGAACTGATCTAG